In the genome of Methanobrevibacter gottschalkii DSM 11977, the window TTTTGGAGGTGAGTAAAATAAATAAATTTAAGGTGATTTTTTTATTTACACTGTTTTTTTCAATATTCTTGATTGGTGTGGTCTGTGCTGAGGATAATAATGTAACAGAAAATGCAACGAATGAAGATTTTCAAGCTATTCAGATTTTAATTGATAATGCAAATCCTGGTGATTCGATATATTTAGAAAATAAAACTTATCAGGGTAGTGGATCTCCAATAATTGTTAATAAATCTGTTAATGTTTATGGGGTTGATTCTTCTAAGACTATTTTGGATGCAAGTAACAAATCAAGTATTTTTTTAATCTCTAAAGATGTTAAAGTTAATTTCAATGGTTTAACTCTTACTAATGGTTATAATGAAACTAAAGGTGGAGCGATATATAATTTAGGTATTTTAAATATTACCAACTCTAAAATTTCCAGTAACTATGCTGAAAGTGGTGCTATACGTAATGAGGGTACTGGTAAATTAACTATTTCAAATTCTTTATTTGATAAAAATTGCGGAAGTTTTGGTGCAGCTATTGATAATTATGTCGGGTATTTAAATATTGTTGATACAACATTCACAAATAATGATTGTCTTGAAGGTGGAGCAATCTATAACAGATTTGGTGAATTTTTAGTTTATAATTGCACATTTATTAATAACTCTGCAGCTCGTGGTGGTGGAGTTTATAATAATAGAGGTGGCATGTATATTTACAATTCCAGATTCATAGCAAATAATGTTTATGATTTAGGAGGAGGAATTAAAAGTTGGGGTTCTTGTGAAGTGTATAATACAGTATTAATAAATAATACTGCAAAACAAGGTGGAGGAATTTATGTATCTGAATTTACATTAATTGCTGAAAATTGTTTTGTTGAAAATAATTCTGCTCATTGGGGTGGTGGAATCGCTGTTGAAGCAAAAGCTACTGCAAAAATTAAAAATGCCACTATTATAAATAACTTGGCTGACCGTGGTGCAGGTATTGATATAAATATGGGATCTATTGATTTACAGGACTCCATTGTTAATAATAATGTTGCAAAATATGGTGCGGGTGGAATTTACTTTGCTTTGTTGTCTTCAACAGTAAAAAATACTTATATATGTAACAACATCGCTAATACATCAGGTGGAGGTTGTTATATTTATGGATTTAGGGGTGTTGTTGTAAATTTCACTAATGTGATTATTAATAATAATTCTGCTTCTAAAGGTGGAGCAATTTACAGTACTGGAACTGCAAATATTCAAAACAGTATTTTAAATTCAAATAATGCTTATAAAGGTGGAGCTATTTATAATGAACTTAATTTAACAGTTAAAGATTCTCAATTTTTTGAAAATACAGCTGATAGTTGGGGTGGAGCTATTTATAATAACTTAAATTCATTTATAGATAATGTTGTTTTAAATTCAAATGAAGTTAAACAATTTGGTGGAGCTATTTATAATGAAAAATTAGTCAATGCTAAAAATTCTCTTTTTGAATCAAATAAAGCATTACAAGCAGGAGCAATTTATTCTACAAATGACTTAATAATTGATAATTCTCAATTTATCAAAAATTATGTTAAACGTAACTATTGTGTTCTAATGCTTAGTAAAGGTGATGTGAATATTACAAATTCATTATTCAAATTCAACACAAATGCTGATGAAGGGGGTTGTATTTTTAATTATAATGCAAATTTATTAATTGATGCTTCTCAGTTTATTTCAAATGATGCAAGAAGTTATGGTGCAGCTATTGATAATTCTGGTAATTTAACTATAAAAAATTCATTGTTTTATAAAAATAAAGCATATGGTGCAGCAGCTATTGATAATTCAGGTAATTTAGTTATAATCAAATCTAATTTCACTGATAATGTTGCTACTAATAATGGTGGTGCTATTGACAGCAATGGTAAATTGATTATTATTGGTTCAATTTTTAAGAATAATCTCGCTGGAAATAATGGTGGAGCATTAATACTTAGAGGAGATACGACTGTAACCCATTCGATTATCTATAATAATCATGACAAAAATGGTTATGCAATTTTCAATAAAGGTGTTGAAAATATATCTCTTTCAAATAATTGGTGGGGCAGTAATAATCCTGATTTTGAAAAATTATTGAACATGGGAACTTCTGATGATTTTAATTGGATTATTATGAGTTTTTCAAGTAATAATCAATTAATTCAATATAAAAATTCTATTTTGAATATAAATTTCGATAACGTTAAAGATAAAATGGGTAATGTTTATAAAATTAACTCAACAGAATTGTTGCCTATTTTTAAAATAGCATTGTCAAATTACGGTGAGGTTACTATATCTAATGGATTTAAATCTATGAATAAAAATATTCCATTAATCACATCTATTTCAGCAAAAATTGATAATCAAAGTATTATTTTAAAAATTACTCCAACAAATAAAAGAATAATTGATAATAAGAACATTGTTGTTGATTATAATGGAAAAGTTACTTATAAAGTTCGTGTTGTTGGTGTTGATGGAAAAATCGTCGGCGCAAATGTAGCTGTGGTTATGAAAATTGCAGGTAAAAAATACACTGTTAAAACTAATAAAAATGGTTTTGTATCTAAATTATTCAGTTTAACTCCAGGTAAATATTCAATTATTACAACATATAAAGGATTTACAGTTAAAAATAGTATAACTGTTAAAAAAGTATTATATGCTAAAAGCATCACTAAGAAAAAATCTAAAAAGATTACATATTCTGTCTCATTAAAAATAAGCAATGGAAAACCAATTGCAGGTAAAAAAATTACTTTTAAAATTAAGAGTAAAACTTACACTGCTAAAACTAATAAAAAAGGGGTGGCAGTTGTTAGCTTTAAGAATTTAAAAGTGGGTAAATATTCAGTTATTGTTAACTATTTAAATTCAAAGGTTAAAACAACTCTAAAAATAAAATAATAAAATGAGAATTTACTCTCATTATTTTTTTAATTCAATATGAATATCTATTCAAATCTATTTTAAAAAATTTAATTTTATTACTTATTTTTTTAAATAAATCAAATATATTAAATATATCGATAGTTATAATATTATATATTGATATTAATTGTGGTAAAAACTATGAAAATTAATAAAATTTTAGTATTATTATCGTTTATATTGGTTGTTCTTATTTGTACTAATTCAGTTTCAGCTTTTTCAGATGATAGTAATTTAACAGATGATTTATCAAGTTTTGCAAGTGATTTTGATAAATCAAATTTAGGTCAGAATATCGAAGTGAATTTAGATAAGTTAAGTTTTAGTGAAGATTCTCCTTTATCGGATACTATAATTGTTGAAGAAGTTGAAAAAGATCACAATGAAATGGATGATTCAACAATACAAAAAGCAATCAATAATGCAAAGGCAGGAGATACAATAATTATCAATGGGACAAGTTATGTGCACTGTCACTTTATTATTGATAAAAAATTAACAATAATAAGTAATGTTGGAACAACTATGGAACCATGTGGTAGTGATGCTGTATCTGGACATAGGGGTATTTTTTATATTTCTCCTGAAGCTAGTGGGACTGTAATCAGTGGTTTTACTATACGAAATGATGTTGCTAAAGCTGATGATTATGGAATTCTTGTAAGAGGGGCGGATGATGTTAAAATTCAAAACTGTGTTATTTATAATAATGGATTGTCTTCTGATGCAATTAGAGTGGAAAATACAAAAAACACAGTAATTGAAAATGTCTCAATATCAAAAGCATTTAATGGGATTCGAATTCTAGATTCTGAAAATGTCAACATAAGTGATTCATTCATTGATAATGCAAAATATTGTATTAATGTTATTGACTCTAATAAAATTAACTTAGTTTCTAATAATATTACTAATAATAAAATTTCAGGAATTGCAATTTCAGGTTCAAGTAAAAATATTAATATTCTTTCTAATAACATTTCTAAAGGGCATGTTGGTATTAATTTAACCGTAGCTAATCATGTTTATATTATCAGTAATTATATCGGACTTTCGGATAAATATGGTGTTTATACAAATTGTAATATAACTAAAATGGAAATTAAAGGTAATTTCATAGATAGGAATGGTAACTACAATATTTTCAATGATCATCGTGTTAAAAATTTATTTGTAAACGGCGGGGAGAATAAACAAGTAATTAATAATAATTATATGATTGGTGGGGATAATCAAGATAGGCCAGTATGGCATCAAGTTTATGAATATCGTCCTGGAAAGGGTGATAATACATATAATCCTGAAACAGATACTTATACTTATGTTGGGGAGGATAATGGAGATTATTATGGTCATCAAAGTGGAACATTTATGGGTTATGTATTAGCTATTAATCAATTTTTGCAATGTCCAAACATATATTTCACTTTCCCCACTAATGGTGTAACTCCATGGACAAAAACTGGAAATTATAATTTATATTTAAGTGAAATTACTCAAGTTAAAAAAGGAGTATATTCAATTTCAATAGTTGATGTTGATGGAAATTTAGCTGAAGAGATTAGTTCTGTACCTGTTACTTTTTATTTAATGAAAAATAACACGGATAATAATGGTAAACAAAAAGCTCCTCAAGAAGATGATGTTTCTAAAGTTGTCATGATGAAAAATGGTACTGCAACTGTGAGATTTTACCCGGATGAGTTTAAGGAATCTGATAATATTTTACTTGCAAGTTTCCCAGGTATCGGCAATAACATATATTCTAATATGTATAGTCCATATAAATTATTCAGCATTGATGATAAATTCATCCCAGGAAATGTAACTGAAACAAAAGTCACTGTTTCTAATTTAAATACATATCCTAACTCAAATGCAATTTTTAAAGTAATTTTAATAGATTTAACTGGTAATGCTATTGCAAATGAGTTAGTAAACTTCAAAATTAATGGTAAATCTTATGGTGCTACAACAGATGTTAATGGTGTAGCTAAAATAAAGATTTCACAATCAAAAGAAGGAACTTATACAATAGCTGTCAATTATATTGGTGATGATATTGATTATACTTCCAGTAGTGCTCAAGCTAAAGTTGCCGTCAAAAAAATATCTACTAAAATTCTATCTTCAAATGTGTATATGATTCCAAATATTGCTGAATATTATTCTATCACTTTAAAAGATGCATCAGGTCATGGAATTTCATATCAAAAAGTGACTTTTAAACTTAATAAGAAAATATACACTGTAAAAACAAATAAAAATGGTGTTGCAAAACTTAAACTTAAATTTACTAAAAAAACAACTTATTATATTCATGTTAATTTTGAAGGAAATAGTAAATACAAAGCGGTTTCAAAAACAAATAAAATAATTGTTAAATATTCCTCTAAAATTGCTAAATTAACAGTTCCTAAAGTTACAATTCTTCCAAAAACATATAAATATTACACAATTTCTCTAAAAAATACTAATGGTAAAGGAATTGCAAAACAAAAAATCACTGTTAAATTAAATGGTAAAACTTATATTAAAACAACAAATGGTAAAGGTAATGTTGCAATTAAAGTTAAATTCTCAAAACTTGGAGCCTATAAAGTATCTGCAATTTACAAAGGAAGTAAAATTTATAAAAAAACTTCTTCAAATGGT includes:
- a CDS encoding right-handed parallel beta-helix repeat-containing protein; translation: MVCAEDNNVTENATNEDFQAIQILIDNANPGDSIYLENKTYQGSGSPIIVNKSVNVYGVDSSKTILDASNKSSIFLISKDVKVNFNGLTLTNGYNETKGGAIYNLGILNITNSKISSNYAESGAIRNEGTGKLTISNSLFDKNCGSFGAAIDNYVGYLNIVDTTFTNNDCLEGGAIYNRFGEFLVYNCTFINNSAARGGGVYNNRGGMYIYNSRFIANNVYDLGGGIKSWGSCEVYNTVLINNTAKQGGGIYVSEFTLIAENCFVENNSAHWGGGIAVEAKATAKIKNATIINNLADRGAGIDINMGSIDLQDSIVNNNVAKYGAGGIYFALLSSTVKNTYICNNIANTSGGGCYIYGFRGVVVNFTNVIINNNSASKGGAIYSTGTANIQNSILNSNNAYKGGAIYNELNLTVKDSQFFENTADSWGGAIYNNLNSFIDNVVLNSNEVKQFGGAIYNEKLVNAKNSLFESNKALQAGAIYSTNDLIIDNSQFIKNYVKRNYCVLMLSKGDVNITNSLFKFNTNADEGGCIFNYNANLLIDASQFISNDARSYGAAIDNSGNLTIKNSLFYKNKAYGAAAIDNSGNLVIIKSNFTDNVATNNGGAIDSNGKLIIIGSIFKNNLAGNNGGALILRGDTTVTHSIIYNNHDKNGYAIFNKGVENISLSNNWWGSNNPDFEKLLNMGTSDDFNWIIMSFSSNNQLIQYKNSILNINFDNVKDKMGNVYKINSTELLPIFKIALSNYGEVTISNGFKSMNKNIPLITSISAKIDNQSIILKITPTNKRIIDNKNIVVDYNGKVTYKVRVVGVDGKIVGANVAVVMKIAGKKYTVKTNKNGFVSKLFSLTPGKYSIITTYKGFTVKNSITVKKVLYAKSITKKKSKKITYSVSLKISNGKPIAGKKITFKIKSKTYTAKTNKKGVAVVSFKNLKVGKYSVIVNYLNSKVKTTLKIK
- a CDS encoding right-handed parallel beta-helix repeat-containing protein, with amino-acid sequence MKINKILVLLSFILVVLICTNSVSAFSDDSNLTDDLSSFASDFDKSNLGQNIEVNLDKLSFSEDSPLSDTIIVEEVEKDHNEMDDSTIQKAINNAKAGDTIIINGTSYVHCHFIIDKKLTIISNVGTTMEPCGSDAVSGHRGIFYISPEASGTVISGFTIRNDVAKADDYGILVRGADDVKIQNCVIYNNGLSSDAIRVENTKNTVIENVSISKAFNGIRILDSENVNISDSFIDNAKYCINVIDSNKINLVSNNITNNKISGIAISGSSKNINILSNNISKGHVGINLTVANHVYIISNYIGLSDKYGVYTNCNITKMEIKGNFIDRNGNYNIFNDHRVKNLFVNGGENKQVINNNYMIGGDNQDRPVWHQVYEYRPGKGDNTYNPETDTYTYVGEDNGDYYGHQSGTFMGYVLAINQFLQCPNIYFTFPTNGVTPWTKTGNYNLYLSEITQVKKGVYSISIVDVDGNLAEEISSVPVTFYLMKNNTDNNGKQKAPQEDDVSKVVMMKNGTATVRFYPDEFKESDNILLASFPGIGNNIYSNMYSPYKLFSIDDKFIPGNVTETKVTVSNLNTYPNSNAIFKVILIDLTGNAIANELVNFKINGKSYGATTDVNGVAKIKISQSKEGTYTIAVNYIGDDIDYTSSSAQAKVAVKKISTKILSSNVYMIPNIAEYYSITLKDASGHGISYQKVTFKLNKKIYTVKTNKNGVAKLKLKFTKKTTYYIHVNFEGNSKYKAVSKTNKIIVKYSSKIAKLTVPKVTILPKTYKYYTISLKNTNGKGIAKQKITVKLNGKTYIKTTNGKGNVAIKVKFSKLGAYKVSAIYKGSKIYKKTSSNGKIVVAKSSTKFTAPKVTILPYEKKVYTTTLKTSAGKALSKQKITIVLNGKTYSKTTNSKGQASINVKFSSENVYSVILKYSGNGYYKSSKATGTITVSKISTQLISYNKTFAIDSTKNFTISLKDKSGKTLSNQNITFLFNNQNLTKITDENGIASVNLDANVGSFEIISKYCGNNQYKSISNTNMITISNKTNVVFVDASLPNSEIQKIFDDCKNGSNVEFLGNSYNDISLNINKPLNIYSENRITLNAKSMSPVFKVLASDVKICNLSIVGNSYDGIEINNAVNVVIFENNILNRLDQSKIGEYMLSTISLPGYGINVIDSKNVEISNNSINTFESGIFVSNSNNLSINSNVLKENNYGIKYGFNVSNSNITNNMISESIGLYTNLVPEGPRGYGVFLNNSAVNVTIAKNNISWNHLGISIDANYSTGILITSNLISDNVLEGIRFNEGYDLAKNAIEPVVTDNAIYRNGRGPSMMILGELSANPAGIYGPGAFNDSLKLKLGANWYGKNLIVTWDNDTGVVGYGTMCPRINTTGIAFKEITCVNPGTYSITFYKNDEVASKLPVFNMYATLNDNVEIVFDVINGVGVFTFDTQKFTTGENVIKVSSGSLNDSDRIFKVEMSKTLDDSEVPI